Proteins from a single region of Diaphorobacter limosus:
- a CDS encoding Re/Si-specific NAD(P)(+) transhydrogenase subunit alpha — translation MQTEPTPQAQPQRIGVPRETFPGEKRVATVPDVVEKLIKLGFTVAVESGAGDAANFSDDAYRAAGAEVVAGAAQLWSTSDIVLKVRPPSEDEVGLMRGGGTLIDFIWPAQNPQLMEQLAARKATVLAIDCLPRTLSRAQKMDALTSTAGVSGYRAVIEAANAFGRYFNGQITAAGKVPPAKVFIAGAGVAGLAAIGTAANLGAIVRANDTRAEVADQVKSLGGEFVKVDYEEEGSGGGGYAKVMSEGFQAAQRQMYATQAKDADIIITTALIPGKPAPRLITAEMVQSMKPGSVIVDMAAEQGGNCELTVPGEAVVRHGVTIIGYTDLASRLAKQSSTLYATNLLRLMEELCKAKDGVAVVNMEDDAIRGLTVIKDGSVTWPAPPLKAPPAPAPKAAAAPMAEKKSAHGPGEPMSAKALSIVFAVGAVLFWLIGAYAPEAFLGHFTVFVLACFIGYMVVWNVTPALHTPLMSVTNAISSIIAIGALVQIAPLEAGANGRPDGLIMWLAFAALVLTAVNMFGGFAVTRRMLAMFRK, via the coding sequence ATGCAGACTGAACCCACGCCCCAGGCGCAGCCACAACGCATTGGCGTGCCCAGGGAAACCTTCCCTGGCGAGAAACGCGTCGCCACCGTGCCCGATGTGGTGGAAAAACTGATCAAACTCGGTTTCACGGTGGCCGTTGAATCCGGTGCGGGAGATGCGGCCAATTTCAGCGATGACGCCTACCGCGCCGCCGGTGCCGAAGTCGTCGCTGGGGCCGCGCAGCTGTGGTCCACGTCCGACATCGTGCTCAAGGTGCGCCCGCCCAGCGAGGACGAAGTGGGGCTGATGCGGGGCGGCGGTACGCTGATCGACTTCATCTGGCCGGCGCAGAACCCCCAGCTGATGGAGCAGCTGGCGGCGCGCAAGGCCACGGTGCTGGCCATCGACTGCCTGCCGCGCACGCTCTCGCGCGCGCAGAAGATGGATGCGCTCACCTCCACCGCGGGTGTGTCCGGCTACCGCGCCGTGATCGAGGCGGCAAATGCCTTTGGCCGCTATTTCAATGGCCAGATCACGGCCGCGGGCAAGGTGCCGCCGGCCAAGGTGTTCATTGCCGGCGCCGGCGTGGCGGGCCTGGCGGCCATCGGCACGGCGGCCAATCTGGGCGCCATCGTGCGCGCCAACGACACGCGCGCCGAGGTGGCCGACCAGGTCAAGTCGCTGGGCGGCGAGTTCGTCAAGGTCGATTACGAAGAAGAGGGCTCGGGCGGCGGCGGCTACGCCAAGGTCATGAGCGAGGGCTTCCAGGCCGCGCAGCGCCAGATGTACGCCACCCAGGCCAAGGACGCAGACATCATCATCACCACCGCGCTGATCCCCGGCAAGCCGGCGCCCAGGCTGATCACCGCCGAGATGGTGCAGAGCATGAAACCCGGCAGCGTGATCGTGGACATGGCCGCCGAGCAGGGCGGCAACTGCGAGCTCACGGTGCCCGGGGAGGCCGTGGTGCGCCATGGCGTGACCATCATCGGCTACACCGATCTGGCCTCGCGCCTGGCCAAGCAGTCGTCCACGCTGTATGCCACCAACCTGCTGCGCCTGATGGAGGAGCTGTGCAAGGCCAAGGACGGAGTGGCCGTGGTGAACATGGAGGACGACGCGATCCGAGGCCTCACGGTCATCAAGGATGGCAGCGTGACCTGGCCCGCCCCACCACTGAAGGCGCCGCCGGCCCCCGCGCCGAAGGCGGCTGCTGCGCCCATGGCCGAGAAAAAGTCTGCCCATGGCCCGGGCGAGCCGATGTCGGCCAAGGCGCTGAGCATCGTCTTCGCCGTCGGCGCGGTGCTGTTCTGGCTCATAGGCGCCTACGCGCCCGAGGCGTTCCTGGGTCACTTCACGGTGTTCGTGCTGGCCTGCTTCATCGGTTACATGGTGGTGTGGAACGTCACGCCGGCGCTGCACACGCCGCTAATGAGCGTCACCAACGCCATCTCCAGCATCATCGCCATCGGCGCGCTGGTGCAGATCGCGCCGCTGGAGGCCGGTGCCAATGGGCGGCCCGACGGGCTCATCATGTGGCTGGCCTTTGCCGCCCTGGTGCTCACGGCCGTCAACATGTTCGGCGGCTTTGCGGTGACGCGCCGCATGCTGGCCATGTTCCGCAAATAA
- the napH gene encoding quinol dehydrogenase ferredoxin subunit NapH, translated as MKPARNAFARDAIAAKGWWSAHRWLLLRRSVQLGVLALFLAGPWLGWWVVKGNLNYSLTLDTLPLADPLVMLQSLLTGHAPERNAIIGVAIVLAFYLLVGGRVYCAWVCPVNIVTDAASALRRRLDIRGGGDLPRQTRYWMLALILALAAGTGSIVWELVSPVSLLPRGLIFGMGGGWLLIAGIFLFDLFVMKRGWCGHLCPVGAFYGLLGRVGLVRVSATRREDCNDCLDCFTACPEQHVIRLPLKGAHKGVGPMIKDSDCTSCGRCIDVCAKDVFQFVPRFAPNADDQARPGAQPEQ; from the coding sequence ATGAAGCCCGCACGCAACGCCTTCGCCCGCGATGCCATCGCCGCCAAGGGCTGGTGGAGCGCGCACCGCTGGCTGCTGCTGCGCCGCAGCGTGCAGCTGGGCGTGCTGGCACTGTTCCTGGCCGGGCCCTGGCTGGGCTGGTGGGTCGTCAAGGGCAACCTCAACTACAGCCTGACGCTGGACACACTGCCGCTGGCCGACCCGCTGGTGATGCTGCAGTCGCTGCTGACTGGCCATGCACCGGAGCGCAACGCCATCATCGGCGTGGCTATCGTGCTGGCCTTTTACCTGCTGGTGGGCGGGCGCGTGTACTGCGCCTGGGTCTGCCCGGTGAACATCGTCACCGACGCCGCCAGCGCACTGCGACGCAGGCTGGACATACGCGGCGGTGGCGACCTGCCGCGTCAGACGCGCTACTGGATGCTGGCGCTGATCCTGGCGCTGGCGGCGGGCACGGGCAGCATCGTCTGGGAGCTGGTGAGCCCGGTGTCGCTGCTGCCGCGCGGATTGATCTTCGGCATGGGCGGCGGCTGGCTGCTGATCGCGGGCATCTTCCTGTTTGACCTGTTCGTCATGAAGCGCGGCTGGTGCGGCCACCTGTGCCCGGTGGGCGCGTTCTACGGCCTGCTGGGGCGCGTCGGCCTGGTGCGCGTATCGGCCACGCGGCGCGAGGATTGCAACGATTGCCTGGACTGCTTTACCGCCTGCCCCGAGCAGCATGTCATCCGGCTGCCGCTCAAGGGCGCACACAAGGGCGTGGGGCCGATGATCAAGGACAGCGACTGCACCAGCTGCGGGCGCTGCATCGATGTGTGCGCCAAGGATGTTTTCCAGTTCGTACCGCGCTTTGCGCCCAACGCGGATGACCAGGCCCGGCCCGGCGCCCAACCAGAACAATGA
- the napA gene encoding nitrate reductase catalytic subunit NapA, translating to MQITRRDLIKAHAVTAAATAIGVSVPGAQALAQSAGAADDIRWDKGACRFCGTGCGVLIGVKDGRVVATQGDPDAPVNKGLNCIKGYFLSKIMYGKDRLTQPMLRMKDGKFDKNGEFTRISWNQAFDIMEDKCKAALKAGGPRNIGMFGSGQWTIWEGYAASKLFKAGFRSNNIDPNARHCMASAVAGFMRTFGIDEPMGCYDDCEHADAFVLWGANMAEMHPILWSRVTDRRLTAKHVKLHVLSTFTHRSCELADSELIFKPQSDLAILNYICNHIIQSGAVNEDFVKKHVNFRKGVTDIGYGLRPNHPLEQVAGNNGYPGADGKPKGSPDASAPISFDEFKAFVAEYTLDKAHELSGVPKDKLEALAKVYADPKTKVTSFWTMGFNQHTRGTWVNNMIYNVHLLVGKISEPGNSPFSLTGQPSACGTAREVGTFSHRLPADMVVTNPKHREISEKEWKLPAGTIPDWVGLHAVAQSRALKDGKLNFYWTTTTNNMQAGPNINGEIWPGFRNPANFIVVSDCYPTVSALAADLILPSAMWVEKEGAFGNAERRTQFWRQQVKAPGQAKSDLWQYVEFSKRFKTDEVWPAELLEKAPEYKGKTLYDVLYANGQVNRFPLSDLQKGFDNDESKELGYYLQKGLFEEYAGFGRGHAHDLADFDVYHKARGLRWPVVDNKETLWRFREGYDPYVKKGEVLKFYGKPDGKAWIFALPYQPAAEMPDAEYDLWLSSGRVLEHWHTGSMTRRVPELYRAMPDAWLYMHPEDAKKRGLQRGDTVKVMTRRGEVATKVETRGRNKPPQGLVFMPFFDEHRLVNKLTLDATCPISKETDFKKCACKVVKA from the coding sequence ATGCAAATAACCCGTCGTGATCTCATCAAGGCGCATGCGGTCACCGCTGCCGCCACGGCCATTGGCGTGAGCGTTCCCGGGGCGCAGGCATTGGCGCAGTCGGCCGGCGCCGCCGACGATATTCGCTGGGACAAGGGCGCCTGCCGTTTCTGCGGCACCGGCTGCGGCGTATTGATTGGCGTCAAGGACGGGCGCGTGGTCGCCACCCAGGGCGACCCGGACGCGCCGGTGAACAAGGGCCTGAACTGCATCAAGGGCTACTTCCTCTCCAAGATCATGTACGGCAAGGATCGCCTGACCCAGCCCATGCTGCGCATGAAGGATGGCAAGTTCGACAAGAACGGCGAGTTCACGCGCATCAGCTGGAACCAGGCCTTCGACATCATGGAGGACAAGTGCAAGGCCGCGCTGAAGGCGGGCGGGCCGCGCAATATCGGCATGTTCGGCTCCGGCCAGTGGACCATCTGGGAGGGCTATGCCGCCTCCAAGCTGTTCAAGGCGGGTTTTCGCTCCAACAACATCGACCCGAATGCGCGCCACTGCATGGCCTCGGCCGTGGCCGGCTTCATGCGCACCTTCGGCATCGACGAGCCCATGGGCTGCTACGACGACTGCGAGCACGCCGACGCCTTCGTGCTCTGGGGCGCGAACATGGCCGAGATGCACCCCATCCTCTGGTCGCGCGTCACCGACCGGCGCCTGACGGCCAAGCATGTCAAGCTGCATGTGCTGTCCACCTTCACGCACCGCTCCTGCGAGCTGGCCGACAGCGAACTGATCTTCAAGCCGCAATCAGACCTGGCCATCCTCAACTACATCTGCAACCACATCATCCAGAGTGGCGCGGTGAACGAGGACTTCGTGAAGAAGCATGTCAACTTCCGCAAGGGCGTGACCGACATCGGCTACGGCCTGCGCCCGAATCACCCGCTGGAGCAGGTGGCCGGCAACAACGGCTATCCCGGCGCGGACGGCAAGCCCAAGGGCTCGCCAGACGCCTCGGCGCCCATCAGCTTCGACGAGTTCAAGGCCTTCGTCGCCGAGTACACGCTGGACAAGGCGCACGAGCTCTCGGGTGTGCCCAAGGACAAGCTCGAGGCCCTGGCCAAGGTCTATGCCGACCCCAAGACCAAGGTGACCTCGTTCTGGACCATGGGCTTCAACCAGCACACGCGCGGCACCTGGGTCAACAACATGATCTACAACGTGCACCTGCTGGTGGGCAAGATCTCCGAGCCCGGCAACAGCCCGTTCTCGCTCACCGGCCAGCCCTCGGCCTGCGGCACGGCGCGCGAGGTGGGCACCTTCTCGCACCGCCTTCCCGCCGACATGGTGGTCACCAACCCCAAGCACCGCGAGATCTCCGAGAAAGAGTGGAAGCTGCCCGCCGGCACCATCCCCGACTGGGTGGGCCTGCACGCCGTGGCGCAAAGCCGCGCCCTGAAGGACGGCAAGCTCAACTTCTACTGGACCACGACCACCAACAACATGCAGGCCGGGCCCAACATCAACGGCGAGATCTGGCCCGGCTTTCGCAACCCGGCCAACTTCATCGTCGTGTCGGACTGCTACCCGACGGTGTCGGCCCTGGCGGCGGATCTGATCCTGCCCTCGGCCATGTGGGTGGAGAAGGAAGGGGCCTTTGGCAACGCCGAGCGGCGCACGCAGTTCTGGCGCCAGCAGGTCAAGGCTCCCGGCCAGGCCAAGTCCGACCTGTGGCAGTACGTCGAGTTCTCCAAGCGCTTCAAGACCGACGAGGTCTGGCCCGCCGAGCTGCTGGAGAAGGCCCCCGAATACAAGGGCAAGACCCTGTACGACGTGCTGTATGCCAACGGCCAGGTGAACAGGTTCCCGCTGTCGGATCTGCAAAAGGGTTTCGACAACGACGAATCCAAGGAGCTGGGCTACTACCTGCAGAAGGGCCTGTTCGAGGAATACGCCGGCTTCGGCCGCGGCCATGCGCATGACCTGGCCGACTTTGACGTCTATCACAAGGCACGCGGCCTGCGCTGGCCGGTGGTGGACAACAAGGAGACGCTGTGGCGCTTCCGCGAGGGCTACGACCCCTATGTAAAGAAGGGCGAGGTGCTCAAGTTCTACGGCAAGCCCGACGGCAAGGCCTGGATCTTTGCGCTGCCCTACCAGCCCGCGGCCGAGATGCCGGATGCCGAGTACGACCTGTGGCTGTCTTCCGGCCGCGTGCTGGAGCATTGGCACACCGGCTCGATGACGCGCCGCGTGCCCGAGCTATACCGTGCCATGCCCGATGCCTGGCTCTACATGCACCCCGAGGACGCCAAGAAGCGCGGCCTGCAGCGCGGCGACACCGTCAAGGTGATGACGCGCCGTGGCGAGGTCGCCACCAAGGTCGAGACGCGCGGGCGTAACAAGCCGCCGCAGGGCCTGGTGTTCATGCCCTTCTTTGACGAGCACCGCCTGGTGAACAAGCTGACGCTGGACGCCACCTGCCCGATCTCCAAGGAGACCGATTTCAAGAAGTGCGCCTGCAAGGTCGTGAAGGCCTGA
- the fba gene encoding class II fructose-bisphosphate aldolase (catalyzes the reversible aldol condensation of dihydroxyacetonephosphate and glyceraldehyde 3-phosphate in the Calvin cycle, glycolysis, and/or gluconeogenesis): MPLVSMRELLDHAADNGYGIPAFNVNNLEQVQAVMTAADEVGAPVILQASAGARKYAGESFIKYLIAAAAEAYPHIPLVMHQDHGTSPAICQGALDLGFGSVMMDGSLREDGKTPADFDYNVDVTRQVVAMAHKIGATVEGELGCLGSLETGEAGEEDGVGAAGKLSHSQLLTDPEEAAQFVKATQLDALAIAIGTSHGAYKFTRPPTGDVLAISRVKEIHARIPNTHLVMHGSSSVPQDLLAIINQYGGKMKQTYGVPVKEIQEAIKHGVRKINIDTDIRMAMTGAVRKFQFENPDKFDMREWMKPAREAAKAICKQRYLEFGCEGQAAKIKGYTLDEMAARYAAGALRQVVN; this comes from the coding sequence ATGCCTCTCGTCTCGATGCGCGAACTTCTCGACCATGCCGCCGACAACGGCTATGGCATCCCCGCCTTCAACGTCAACAACCTGGAGCAGGTGCAGGCCGTGATGACGGCCGCCGACGAGGTGGGCGCTCCCGTGATCCTGCAGGCCAGCGCCGGCGCGCGCAAATATGCCGGCGAGAGCTTCATCAAGTACCTGATCGCCGCCGCTGCCGAGGCCTATCCGCATATTCCGCTGGTCATGCACCAGGATCACGGCACCTCGCCCGCCATTTGCCAGGGTGCGCTGGATCTGGGCTTTGGCTCGGTGATGATGGACGGCTCGCTGCGCGAGGATGGCAAGACGCCGGCCGACTTTGACTACAACGTCGACGTGACGCGCCAGGTCGTCGCCATGGCGCACAAGATCGGCGCCACGGTGGAGGGCGAGCTCGGCTGCCTGGGCAGCCTGGAAACCGGCGAGGCCGGCGAGGAAGACGGCGTGGGCGCCGCGGGCAAGCTCAGCCACAGCCAGCTGCTCACCGACCCGGAAGAGGCGGCTCAATTCGTCAAGGCCACGCAGCTCGACGCCCTGGCGATTGCCATCGGCACCAGCCACGGCGCCTACAAGTTCACGCGCCCGCCCACGGGTGATGTGCTGGCCATCTCGCGCGTCAAGGAAATCCACGCGCGCATTCCCAACACCCACCTGGTGATGCATGGCAGCTCCAGCGTACCTCAGGATCTGCTGGCCATCATCAACCAGTACGGCGGCAAGATGAAGCAGACCTACGGCGTGCCGGTCAAGGAAATCCAGGAAGCCATCAAGCACGGCGTGCGCAAGATCAACATCGACACCGACATCCGCATGGCCATGACCGGCGCGGTGCGCAAGTTCCAGTTCGAGAACCCGGACAAGTTCGACATGCGCGAGTGGATGAAGCCTGCACGCGAGGCCGCCAAGGCGATCTGCAAGCAGCGCTATCTGGAGTTCGGCTGCGAGGGCCAGGCTGCCAAGATCAAGGGCTACACGCTCGACGAAATGGCGGCCAGGTACGCTGCAGGCGCGCTGCGCCAGGTGGTGAACTGA
- a CDS encoding nitrate reductase cytochrome c-type subunit — protein sequence MKTLVKLSLATLLSVAACWGTAQTLSSIRGSDVSTVDQAPEIKNYQGSKPGGQALIQRTFAQQPPLIPHKVDGFDDITAEENTCLDCHIHKEVRGQKIPQIKESHLIKPVNADAPQVHNSRWQCNSCHVPQIDAKPLVENVFKGNAKK from the coding sequence ATGAAGACGCTCGTCAAACTCTCTCTGGCAACCCTGCTGTCCGTGGCGGCGTGCTGGGGCACGGCGCAGACGCTGAGCAGCATCCGGGGCAGCGATGTCTCGACCGTGGACCAGGCACCCGAGATCAAGAACTACCAGGGCAGCAAGCCGGGCGGCCAGGCGTTGATCCAGCGCACCTTCGCGCAGCAGCCGCCGCTGATACCGCACAAGGTGGACGGCTTTGACGACATCACCGCCGAGGAAAACACCTGCCTGGACTGCCACATCCACAAGGAGGTGCGCGGCCAGAAAATCCCGCAGATCAAGGAGAGCCACCTGATCAAGCCGGTCAACGCCGATGCCCCGCAGGTGCACAACTCGCGCTGGCAATGCAATTCCTGCCATGTGCCACAGATAGACGCCAAGCCACTCGTGGAAAACGTCTTCAAGGGCAACGCCAAAAAATAA
- the napG gene encoding ferredoxin-type protein NapG — MTAPVSAAARREFMLDTAKMACGMGVIGLGLGLLNRQARALPAGAIRPPGAGSETDFQSACIRCGLCVRDCPYDILQLATPAQQVATGTPFFVARSKPCEMCEDIPCVKACPTGALDHGLTDINQAKMGLAVLVDHETCLNFLGLRCDVCYRVCPVIDKAITLEVQHNERTAKHTMFLPTVHSEHCTGCGKCEASCVLEVAAIKVYPIAQAKGELGAHYRVGWEEKRKAGQSLVEERGLIDLPDRMPEGVTLPGHFDPGSSGGTGALGTGGQLPDGAPR, encoded by the coding sequence ATGACCGCTCCTGTCAGCGCCGCCGCGCGCCGTGAATTCATGCTCGACACCGCGAAGATGGCCTGCGGCATGGGCGTGATCGGCCTGGGCCTGGGGCTGCTCAACCGCCAGGCCAGAGCCCTGCCGGCAGGCGCCATACGCCCCCCGGGCGCGGGCAGCGAGACGGACTTTCAGTCCGCCTGCATACGCTGCGGCCTGTGCGTGCGCGACTGCCCCTACGACATCCTGCAGCTGGCCACGCCGGCGCAGCAGGTGGCCACGGGCACGCCCTTCTTTGTGGCGCGCAGCAAGCCCTGCGAGATGTGCGAGGACATTCCCTGCGTCAAGGCCTGCCCCACGGGGGCGCTGGATCACGGCCTGACCGACATCAACCAGGCAAAAATGGGCCTGGCGGTGCTGGTCGATCACGAGACCTGCCTGAACTTCCTGGGCCTGCGCTGCGACGTGTGCTACCGCGTCTGCCCGGTGATCGACAAGGCCATCACGCTGGAGGTGCAACACAACGAACGCACCGCCAAGCACACCATGTTCCTGCCCACGGTGCATTCCGAGCATTGCACCGGCTGCGGCAAGTGCGAGGCCTCCTGCGTGCTGGAGGTGGCGGCCATCAAGGTCTACCCCATCGCCCAGGCCAAGGGAGAACTCGGCGCGCATTACCGCGTGGGCTGGGAAGAAAAGCGCAAGGCCGGCCAGTCGCTGGTCGAAGAGCGCGGCCTGATCGACCTGCCCGACCGCATGCCCGAGGGCGTCACGCTGCCCGGCCATTTCGACCCTGGCAGCAGTGGCGGAACGGGCGCGTTGGGCACGGGCGGCCAACTGCCCGACGGAGCACCACGATGA
- the pntB gene encoding Re/Si-specific NAD(P)(+) transhydrogenase subunit beta, which translates to MSASLATVAYIGAAILFILSLGGLSNPETSRRGNLLGMVGMALAVLATVLGPRVSSAGLAWIIAALVIGGGVGLYAAKVVKMTQMPELVALMHSLVGLAACLVGFASYVDTSMPLQGVEKTIHEVEIYVGILIGAITFSGSLIAFGKLSGKIGGKPLLLPARHWLNLVGLLVVIWFGRAFVNAHDVQSGMAPLIIMTVIALLFGVHMVMAIGGADMPVVVSMLNSYSGWAAAATGFMLSNDLLIVTGALVGSSGAILSYIMCNAMNRNFISVIAGGFGSGGGAPAKKGDAAEPQGEVVPVSSQETAEMLRESKNVVIVPGYGMAVAQAQHTVFEITQTLREMGVNVRFAIHPVAGRMPGHMNVLLAEAKVPYDIVMEMDEINEDFPDTDVAIVIGANDIVNPSALEDPSSPIAGMPVLEVWKARHSIVMKRSMASGYAGVDNPLFYKENNRMLFGDAKKMLDEVLAALRA; encoded by the coding sequence ATGTCCGCAAGTCTCGCTACCGTCGCCTATATCGGCGCCGCCATACTTTTCATTCTCAGCCTGGGAGGGCTGTCCAACCCCGAAACCTCGCGCCGCGGCAACCTGCTGGGCATGGTCGGCATGGCGCTGGCAGTGCTGGCCACGGTGCTCGGGCCGCGCGTCAGCAGCGCGGGGCTGGCCTGGATCATTGCCGCGCTGGTGATCGGCGGCGGTGTCGGCCTGTATGCCGCCAAGGTCGTGAAGATGACCCAGATGCCCGAGCTGGTCGCGCTGATGCACAGCCTGGTGGGCCTGGCGGCCTGCCTGGTGGGTTTCGCCAGCTATGTCGATACCTCGATGCCGCTCCAGGGCGTGGAAAAAACCATCCACGAGGTGGAGATCTACGTCGGCATCCTGATTGGCGCCATCACCTTCTCGGGCTCGCTCATCGCCTTTGGCAAGCTCAGCGGCAAGATCGGCGGCAAGCCGCTCTTGCTGCCCGCGCGCCACTGGCTCAACCTGGTGGGCCTGCTGGTGGTGATCTGGTTCGGCCGCGCCTTCGTGAACGCGCATGACGTGCAGTCCGGCATGGCGCCGCTGATCATCATGACCGTCATCGCCCTGCTGTTCGGCGTGCATATGGTCATGGCCATTGGCGGCGCCGACATGCCGGTGGTGGTCTCCATGCTCAATAGCTACTCGGGCTGGGCGGCCGCAGCCACGGGCTTCATGCTCTCCAACGACCTGCTCATCGTCACCGGCGCTCTGGTGGGCTCCTCGGGCGCCATCCTCTCCTACATCATGTGCAACGCGATGAACCGCAACTTCATCAGTGTCATCGCCGGCGGTTTCGGCTCCGGCGGCGGTGCACCGGCCAAGAAGGGCGACGCCGCCGAGCCCCAGGGCGAGGTGGTGCCGGTGAGCAGCCAGGAGACGGCCGAGATGCTGCGCGAGTCCAAGAACGTGGTCATCGTGCCCGGCTACGGCATGGCCGTGGCCCAGGCCCAGCACACGGTGTTCGAGATCACCCAGACCCTGCGCGAGATGGGCGTCAATGTGCGCTTTGCCATCCACCCCGTGGCCGGCCGCATGCCGGGCCACATGAACGTGCTGCTGGCCGAGGCCAAGGTGCCCTATGACATCGTGATGGAGATGGACGAGATCAACGAGGACTTCCCCGACACCGACGTGGCCATCGTCATTGGCGCCAACGACATCGTCAACCCCAGCGCGCTGGAAGACCCGAGCAGCCCGATTGCCGGCATGCCGGTGCTGGAGGTCTGGAAGGCGCGCCATTCCATCGTCATGAAGCGCTCCATGGCCTCGGGCTATGCGGGTGTGGACAACCCACTGTTCTACAAAGAGAACAACCGCATGCTGTTTGGCGACGCCAAGAAAATGCTCGACGAGGTGCTGGCGGCACTCAGGGCCTGA
- a CDS encoding long-chain-fatty-acid--CoA ligase, whose translation MTDRIWLKSYPPGVPADIDPTQYRSLVQLMEQAFRDYAGRTAYSFMGKDVSFAETDAQSRQLGAYLQNLGLQRGDRVALMMPNVPQYPVAVAAVLRAGFVVVNVNPLYTPRELEHQLKDSGAKAIVIIENFAATLQACIANTAVKHVVLCAMGDRLGILKGMLVNYVVRNVKKLVPPFQLPGAVRFNDALAKGAGAALQPVDIGPDDIALLQYTGGTTGVSKGAVLLHRNVIANVLQSEAWNAPALGKIPAGEQTAAVCALPLYHIFAFTVNMMLYMRMGGKNILIPNPRDLAGTLKELSKHSFHSFPAVNTLFNGLANHPDFNTVDWSHLKLSVGGGMAVQAAVAKLWLEKTGCPICEGYGLSETSPVACANPVTATEFSGTIGVPMPSTYMRIIDDEGRDISATGQPGEIAILGPQVMAGYWQRPDETAKVMTEDGYFKTGDIGVMDERGYFKVVDRKKDMVLVSGFNVYPNEVEDVVALIPGVLECAVVGVPDEKTGEAVKLVIVKKDPALTEAQVRDYCRTNLTGYKQPKVIEFRTDLPKTPVGKILRRELRDKK comes from the coding sequence ATGACCGATCGCATTTGGCTCAAGAGTTACCCACCCGGCGTGCCCGCCGACATCGACCCGACGCAATACCGCTCGCTGGTGCAGTTGATGGAGCAGGCGTTTCGCGACTATGCGGGCCGCACCGCCTACAGCTTCATGGGCAAGGACGTCAGTTTTGCCGAAACCGATGCACAGAGCCGTCAGCTCGGTGCCTATCTGCAAAACCTGGGCCTGCAGCGCGGTGACCGCGTGGCGCTGATGATGCCGAATGTGCCGCAGTATCCGGTGGCCGTGGCGGCCGTACTGCGCGCGGGCTTTGTGGTGGTGAACGTGAACCCGCTGTATACGCCGCGAGAACTCGAGCACCAGCTCAAAGACTCGGGCGCCAAGGCGATCGTCATCATCGAGAACTTCGCCGCCACGCTGCAGGCCTGCATTGCCAATACGGCCGTCAAGCATGTGGTGCTGTGCGCCATGGGCGACCGGCTGGGTATCCTCAAGGGCATGCTCGTCAACTATGTGGTGCGCAATGTCAAGAAACTGGTGCCGCCGTTTCAGCTGCCGGGCGCCGTGCGTTTCAATGACGCGCTGGCCAAGGGGGCGGGTGCCGCTCTTCAGCCGGTGGACATAGGGCCTGACGACATTGCCCTGCTGCAGTACACGGGCGGCACCACGGGTGTTAGCAAGGGGGCCGTGCTGCTGCACCGTAACGTGATCGCCAACGTGCTGCAGTCCGAGGCCTGGAATGCGCCGGCCCTGGGCAAGATACCGGCGGGCGAGCAAACCGCGGCGGTGTGCGCGCTGCCGCTCTACCACATCTTCGCCTTCACGGTGAACATGATGCTGTACATGCGCATGGGGGGCAAGAACATCCTGATCCCCAACCCGCGCGATCTGGCGGGGACGCTCAAGGAACTGTCCAAACACAGCTTCCACAGCTTTCCGGCCGTCAACACGCTGTTCAACGGCCTGGCCAATCACCCGGATTTCAACACGGTGGACTGGAGCCATCTGAAGCTCTCGGTGGGAGGTGGCATGGCCGTGCAGGCGGCCGTGGCCAAGCTGTGGCTGGAGAAGACCGGCTGCCCCATCTGCGAGGGCTATGGCCTGTCCGAGACCAGCCCGGTGGCCTGCGCCAACCCGGTCACGGCAACGGAGTTCTCGGGCACGATCGGTGTGCCCATGCCGAGTACCTACATGCGCATCATCGACGATGAGGGGCGCGACATCTCGGCCACCGGCCAGCCTGGCGAGATCGCCATCCTCGGCCCGCAGGTCATGGCCGGCTATTGGCAGCGCCCCGACGAGACCGCCAAGGTCATGACCGAGGACGGCTACTTCAAGACCGGCGACATCGGCGTCATGGACGAGCGTGGCTACTTCAAGGTGGTCGATCGCAAGAAGGACATGGTGCTGGTCAGCGGCTTCAACGTCTACCCCAACGAGGTGGAGGACGTGGTGGCCCTGATACCCGGGGTGCTGGAATGCGCCGTTGTCGGTGTGCCCGACGAGAAGACGGGCGAGGCCGTGAAGCTGGTCATCGTGAAGAAAGACCCGGCCTTGACCGAGGCCCAGGTGCGCGACTATTGCCGCACCAACCTGACGGGCTACAAGCAGCCCAAGGTGATCGAGTTCCGCACCGATCTGCCCAAGACCCCGGTGGGCAAGATATTGCGGCGCGAGTTGCGCGACAAGAAATGA